One Burkholderia sp. PAMC 26561 genomic window carries:
- the greB gene encoding transcription elongation factor GreB yields the protein MNKAFVKESDESDDDLDIEQPPGVPPGTKNYITPAGHLRLRDELLHLLDVERPDVVKLLSWAASNGDRSENGDYIYGKRRLREIDRRIRFLTKRLDLAEVVDSSRQENVDQVFFGATVTYAGDDGEEQTVTIVGVDEVNLDVGHVSWISPIARALLKAKVGDTVTLHTPAGVQQIDILDVHYPPKT from the coding sequence ATGAATAAAGCATTTGTCAAAGAATCGGATGAGAGTGACGACGACCTCGATATCGAACAGCCGCCAGGCGTTCCGCCCGGCACCAAGAACTACATCACGCCGGCAGGGCACCTGCGCCTGCGTGATGAATTGCTGCATTTGCTCGATGTTGAACGTCCGGATGTCGTGAAGCTGCTCTCATGGGCGGCATCGAATGGTGACCGTTCGGAGAACGGCGACTACATCTATGGCAAGCGTCGATTGCGCGAGATCGACCGGCGTATCCGTTTTTTGACCAAGCGCCTGGATTTGGCAGAAGTGGTGGACAGCAGCCGGCAGGAGAACGTCGATCAGGTGTTTTTCGGTGCGACGGTGACGTATGCCGGCGACGATGGGGAAGAGCAGACGGTGACGATCGTGGGCGTGGACGAGGTGAATCTGGATGTAGGGCATGTGAGCTGGATATCGCCCATTGCGCGCGCGTTGCTCAAGGCGAAGGTTGGCGACACGGTGACGCTGCATACGCCGGCGGGCGTTCAACAGATCGATATCCTCGACGTGCACTATCCGCCGAAGACCTGA
- a CDS encoding porin, whose product MKKTLMVAALTGVFATAAHAQSSVTLYGLIDAGLTYTNNQGGQHNFKMTSGSVNGSRWGLRGAEDLGGGLKAIFTLENGFSIANGTLGQGGREFGRQAFVGLSSTQYGAVTLGRQYDSVVDYLGPLALTGTQYGGTQFAHPFDNDNLDNSFRINNSVKYQSANYAGFKFGAQYGFSNQADGFANNRAYSVGASYNYGPLNIAAAYLQLNNDTTGANINAALSNTGGAVAGDNTFVAGTQRTYGAGLNYAFGPATVGFVFTQTKLEDAVGIAAGAISATNGVATGNYIRFNNYELNGRYALTPALSLAGEYTYTDARIDGQKPSFHQFALQTAYSLSKRTDVYLQGEYVHAIDLDGTGLGAPITGVGMSSTPNQVSATVGIRHRF is encoded by the coding sequence ATGAAAAAGACTCTCATGGTCGCCGCCCTGACGGGCGTATTTGCTACCGCTGCTCACGCACAAAGCAGCGTGACGCTGTACGGTTTGATCGACGCTGGCCTGACGTACACGAACAACCAAGGCGGCCAACACAACTTCAAGATGACGAGCGGCTCAGTGAACGGCAGCCGTTGGGGCCTGCGCGGCGCTGAAGACCTCGGTGGTGGCCTGAAGGCAATCTTCACGTTGGAAAACGGCTTCAGCATTGCTAACGGCACGCTGGGTCAAGGTGGTCGCGAATTCGGCCGTCAAGCATTCGTTGGTCTGTCGAGCACGCAATACGGTGCTGTGACCCTCGGTCGTCAATATGACTCAGTGGTTGACTACCTGGGCCCGTTGGCTCTGACCGGCACGCAGTACGGTGGTACGCAGTTCGCCCACCCGTTCGACAACGACAACCTCGACAACTCGTTCCGTATCAACAACTCGGTCAAGTACCAGAGCGCGAACTACGCTGGCTTCAAGTTCGGCGCGCAGTACGGCTTCTCGAACCAGGCTGACGGTTTCGCAAACAACCGTGCATACAGCGTTGGCGCGTCGTATAACTACGGTCCGTTGAACATCGCTGCTGCTTACTTGCAACTCAACAACGACACGACCGGCGCGAACATCAACGCCGCACTGTCGAACACGGGTGGTGCAGTTGCAGGCGACAACACGTTCGTGGCTGGCACGCAGCGCACGTACGGTGCTGGCTTGAACTACGCGTTCGGCCCGGCAACGGTTGGCTTCGTGTTCACGCAAACGAAGCTTGAAGATGCAGTTGGCATCGCAGCCGGCGCAATCAGCGCAACGAACGGCGTCGCGACCGGCAACTACATCCGCTTCAACAACTACGAGTTGAACGGCCGTTACGCGCTGACCCCGGCACTAAGCCTGGCTGGCGAGTACACGTACACGGACGCACGTATCGACGGTCAGAAGCCTTCGTTCCATCAGTTCGCCCTGCAAACGGCTTACTCGCTGTCGAAGCGCACTGACGTGTACCTGCAAGGTGAGTACGTTCACGCAATCGACCTCGACGGCACGGGCCTCGGTGCTCCGATCACGGGCGTAGGCATGTCGTCGACCCCGAATCAAGTGTCGGCAACGGTTGGCATTCGTCACCGCTTCTAA
- a CDS encoding phage protein NinX family protein, protein MKTSELEGAELDYWVARGLHDFIREIHFTDGGQTLAIRGNDRGRAWDGRFLPSSSWEAASVVLERACRLEMSDHGRGEVVCTAVFGKDGGEVEGRGASLRVALLRAFLLHAFGETVDDEYPHRSQMLLGERAEPLGEQSSVASVDDAPAPDGRIGDIGSAARQ, encoded by the coding sequence ATGAAAACATCAGAACTGGAAGGCGCCGAGCTCGACTATTGGGTCGCGCGAGGGCTGCACGACTTCATCCGCGAAATCCATTTCACCGATGGTGGCCAGACCCTCGCCATTCGTGGCAATGACCGTGGACGCGCGTGGGATGGGCGGTTCTTGCCGTCATCGTCCTGGGAAGCTGCGTCGGTAGTGTTGGAGCGCGCGTGCCGGCTGGAAATGAGCGATCACGGGCGCGGCGAAGTCGTTTGCACCGCGGTGTTCGGCAAGGATGGCGGGGAAGTGGAGGGGCGTGGCGCGTCGTTGAGAGTTGCGTTGCTTCGCGCGTTTTTGCTGCACGCATTTGGCGAGACCGTGGACGACGAATATCCGCATCGTTCGCAAATGCTTTTGGGCGAGCGTGCGGAGCCGTTGGGCGAGCAGAGTTCGGTTGCGTCGGTTGATGATGCACCGGCGCCGGATGGACGTATCGGCGACATTGGTTCGGCCGCGCGCCAGTAA